One window from the genome of Malus domestica chromosome 01, GDT2T_hap1 encodes:
- the LOC139196477 gene encoding protein BOLA2-like translates to MGVTKEQVKSSLTSKLNPAHLEVIDTSGGCGASFAIEIVSVQFEGKKLLERHRLINSCLEEEMKEIHALSIKKALTPEQWKQRQESQVSKPAE, encoded by the exons atgggagtgACAAAGGAGCAAGTGAAGTCTTCACTGACGTCAAAACTGAACCCTGCACATCTC GAAGTAATTGATACATCTGGAGG ATGTGGTGCTAGCTTTGCTATTGAGATAGTATCAGTGCAATTTGAAGGAAAGAAGTTGCTGGAGAGGCATCGGCTGATAAATTCCTGTTTGGAAGAGGAGATGAAGGAGATTCATGCGCTCTCGATAAAGAAAGCTCTGACACCAGAGCAGTGGAAACAACGGCAGGAGTCTCAAGTATCTAAACCTGCTGAATGA